In one Andrena cerasifolii isolate SP2316 chromosome 2, iyAndCera1_principal, whole genome shotgun sequence genomic region, the following are encoded:
- the LOC143366471 gene encoding uncharacterized protein LOC143366471, whose product MILVPLLLALNVLVASGQRSEQCQRRTDGQLIWEYDVRRSYRIGGYQEVEAEYGPTRATITCIGFDSLSEENNGAMWVTSGGIGYNFIKIKFRSKYSRGLHYRVYVYGKPH is encoded by the exons ATGATCCTCGTTCCGTTGCTTCTCGCGCTCAACGTTCTCGTCGCCAGCGGCCAGAGGAGCGAGCAGTGCCAGAGGAGGACAGACGGGCAGCTTATCTGGGAATACGACGTGCGGAGATCGTACAGGATCGGCGGATACCAA GAAGTGGAGGCGGAGTACGGGCCGACGAGGGCGACGATCACGTGCATTGGCTTCGACTCCTTGTCCGAAGAGAACAACGGGGCCATGTGGGTCACCTCTGGAGGGATAGGGTACAATTTCATCAAGATTAAGTTCAGGTCCAAGTACTCCAGGGGACTCCATTACAGAGTGTACGTCTATGGGAAACCACACTGA
- the LOC143365943 gene encoding uncharacterized protein LOC143365943 gives MATEGWNDGLGFTTKPTCFKTVEKYTYKFFPGWNDGLGFTTKPTCLKAVEKYTYKFFPGWNDGLGFTIKPTCFSRWCQQLLVSSANVDRRRDNGPSFIDGELFRVSSDRFVTRGFGAIHAPLRVFKILLGAIAVWKLLCGS, from the exons atggctACTGAG GGGTGGAATGATGGCCTTGGTTTCACCACCAAGCCAACGTGTTTCAAAACTGTTGAGAAATACACCTACAAGTTCTTCCCC GGGTGGAATGATGGCCTTGGTTTCACCACCAAGCCAACGTGTTTAAAAGCTGTTGAGAAATACACCTACAAGTTCTTCCCC GGGTGGAATGATGGCCTTGGTTTCACCATCAAGCCAACGTGTTTCTCTCGGTGGTGTCAGCAACTTTTAGTTTCCTCTGCTAACGTGGATAGGCGTCGTGATAACGGGCCATCGTTTATCGACGGCGAGCTTTTTAGGGTATCGAGCGATCGTTTCGTTACGAGGGGGTTCGGGGCGATACACGCTCCTCTGCgagtttttaaaattcttttgggGGCAATAGCTGTTTGGAAACTGCTTTGTGGGAGTTAG